In one Amia ocellicauda isolate fAmiCal2 chromosome 2, fAmiCal2.hap1, whole genome shotgun sequence genomic region, the following are encoded:
- the colec12 gene encoding collectin-12, whose protein sequence is MKDDFADEEEVHSFGYKRFGIQEGTQCTKCKNDWALKAAIVLLYVLCALLTIAVAILGYKVVHRIDSVTEFFDTYRGRIRSVENDLKKLDDQTGQKSKNSSSEILVFKSNIQMLQQQLSDIAEKATQNRAALDKLQVAGQSMETRHSSLQGLLDSNSNMIKNVNRTLLTYSSYITSLQEDTTRLQADLQGQVRDQSLTVVNINSLNLTQAQQRNFITALQKSVDDTSQAIQKIRNDFQSLQQTSRQTKTDTEWLKEKVQNLQALATNNSALAKSNNESLEDMGTQLAVLGGQIQNTSAMAEGHDQSLRELMDQQRDHDNLTSAKFDTFELRMDNTERDIDRITGNISYTTQLLGSINTNLNDLRTCTETIGRHSDYLLNLNNSLADVRTDTVALRTQQEDLGSRLDKEVTSLSIIMEEMKLVDNKHSQLITNFTILQGPPGPRGPRGDKGSQGPMGQTGQKGEKGDKGEPGLPGPRGEKGSAGPPGVPGFKGQPGTRGSTGPKGSRGSGGRAGAPGAKGEPGVAGLPGRDGQPGLQGPQGPPGVRGAVGPPGPPGPRGPQGPVGSPGPPGLPGLPARPAELGGPVSLQEGTATPTAKSQGCPPQWTSFRSKCYYFSTERLNFDEAKTYCEGKSSTLVVINNQEEQQWIRRQVAGKGFFWLGLTDREEENTWKWVDGTMPSFTKWKAGQPDNWSHGHEQGEDCAGMIHEGYWNDFFCEEINSFICEADKEKEIPGL, encoded by the exons gAATCCAAGAGGGAACCCAGTGTACCAAATGTAAAAACGACTGGGCACTGAAAGCAGCCATTGTCCTACTGTATGTCTTGTGTGCCTTATTAACCATTGCTGTAGCCATTCTGGGATATAAAG TGGTCCACAGAATAGACAGTGTCACTGAGTTCTTTGATACCTACAGAGGGCGGATTAGATCTGTGGAGAATGACTTGAAGAAACTTG ATGACCAGACAGGACAGAAATCAAAGAACTCTTCAAGTGAGATATTGGTGTTTAAGTCTAACATTCAAATGCTCCAACAGCAGCTCAGTGACATTGCAGAAAAGGCCACTCAAAACAGAGCGGCATTGGACAAGCTGCAAGTTGCTGGGCAGTCCATGGAAACAAGGCACAGCTCCCTACAAGGCCTCCTGGACAGCAATTCCAACATGATCAAGAATGTGAACCGCACTCTCCTTACTTATAGCAGCTACATCACCAGCCTACAGGAAGACACCACGCGCCTCCAGGCAGATCTGCAGGGTCAGGTAAGGGACCAGAGCCTCACGGTGGTGAACATCAACAGCCTGAACCTCACGCAGGCCCAGCAGAGAAACTTCATCACTGCCTTGCAGAAATCTGTGGACGACACCAGCCAGGCTATCCAGAAGATCAGGAACGATTTTCAAAGCCTGCAGCAAACCTCCCGGCAGACGAAGACGGACACAGAATGGCTGAAGGAGAAGGTGCAGAACCTACAGGCTCTGGCCACCAACAACTCAGCCTTGGCCAAATCCAACAACGAATCCCTTGAGGACATGGGAACCCAGCTGGCTGTCCTCGGCGGTCAGATTCAAAACACTTCAGCCATGGCAGAAGGCCATGACCAGAGCCTGCGGGAGCTGATGGACCAGCAGAGGGACCATGACAACTTGACGTCAGCTAAGTTTGATACCTTCGAGCTGCGCATGGACAACACGGAGCGGGACATCGACCGCATCACTGGCAACATCAGCTACACCACCCAGCTGCTCGGATCCATCAACACCAATCTCAATGATTTGCGGACCTGCACTGAGACCATTGGCCGACACTCGGACTACCTGCTCAACCTGAACAACTCGCTGGCGGACGTGCGCACAGACACGGTGGCCCTCCGAACGCAGCAGGAAGACCTCGGATCCAGGCTGGATAAAGAGGTCACCAGTCTATCCATCATCATGGAGGAAATGAAACTAGTGGACAACAAGCACTCTCAGCTCATCACGAACTTCACCATCCTTCAAG GCCCTCCAGGTCCTAGGGGGCCTCGGGGAGACAAGGGATCACAAGGCCCAATGGGGCAGACTGGGCAGAAAGGAGAGAAAGGGGACAAGGGGGAACCAGGCTTGCCGGGCCCGCGGGGAGAGAAGGGTTCTGCCGGACCTCCAGGTGTCCCAGGGTTTAAAGGCCAGCCTGGCACACGAGGAAGCACTGGGCCTAAGGGCTCCAGGGGTTCTGGGGGACGGGCTGGTGCTCCCGGAGCTAAGGGGGAGCCAGGAGTAGCTGGGCTTCCTGGCAGAGATGGGCAACCAGGTCTCCAAGGGCCACAAGGTCCACCAGGGGTACGAGGGGCAGTTGGACCTCCTGGACCACCAGGACCTCGGGGACCACAGGGCCCCGTTGGATCACCTGGACCCCCTGGACTCCCAGGCCTCCCTGCCAGACCAGCAGAGCTTGGTGGCCCAGTGTCACTTCAAGAGGGGACCGCCACTCCCACAGCTAAAAGCCAGG gTTGCCCCCCACAGTGGACCAGTTTCAGAAGCAAGTGCTACTACTTTTCAACAGAAAGACTTAATTTTGATGAAGCCAAAACGTACTGTGAGGGGAAGTCATCAACTTTGGTTGTTATTAACAATCAGGAGGAGCAG CAATGGATACGAAGGCAGGTTGCTGGCAAGGGCTTCTTTTGGTTAGGACTGACAGacagagaagaagaaaacaccTGGAAGTGGGTGGATGGAACAATGCCATCCTTTAC AAAGTGGAAAGCAGGCCAGCCCGATAACTGGAGCCATGGCCATGAGCAAGGGGAGGACTGCGCTGGCATGATCCACGAGGGCTACTGGAATGACTTCTTCTGTGAAGAGATCAACAGTTTCATCTGTGAGGCAGACAAGGAGAAAG AAATACCAGGATTATAG